GAAGTTGCTCGCCGCGAAGTTGATGACCGGCCCGACCGGCGTCAGGTAGCGGCGCACATCGGGGCGCGGTCCGAGCGCAAAGTTCGGATCGGCGGCGTCGATGCGTGCGTCGAGGTACGAACCGTCGACGACGGTGTCTGCGAATACACGAAGCTGAACGGCGGTGCGCTTGAGCTCACCGCGCAAGCGCCCCTCGGCAAGCCCGGTCTCGGCCATGCCGATCGGAACGAGCGCATCAGCATTCGCCTCAAGCGCGTCGGCTGCAGCCACGATGGCGCGTGCACGCACAGCGGGTGAAATGCGCGACAGCGCACGGAACGCCCCATCGGCGTTCTGCGCGATCTCATCGACACTCGTGGTTGTGGCGCTGGTGTCCGTTGTCATATGTGTCCTCCTAGAAGACGAATCCGGTCGGGAAAGGGTCCGTCGGGTCGAGCAGGTACTGCCCCATGCCCGTCACCCAAGCCCGCCCGGTGATGGTCGGAATGACGGCGGGCGTGCCGTCTACCTCGGTCTCGGCGATGATCCGCCCCGTGAAGCGGCTGCCGATGAACGATTCGTTGACGAAGTCGGTGTCGAGCGCGAGCTCACCGCGCGCCCACAGCTCGGCCATGCGGGCGGAGGTTCCCGTGCCGCATGGCGAGCGGTCGAACCAGCCAGGGTGAATCGCCATGGCGTGGCGCGAAAGCTGCGCGTTGGAGTCGGGCGCGATGAACTCGACGTGATGGCAGTGGTCGACGCCGGAGATCGACGGATGCTTCGGAGCATCCTGCTCGTTGATCGCCGCCATGATCGCCAGGCCCGCATCAAGGATCTCTTGCTGACGCGTGCGGTCGAAGGACAGTCCGACGTCGTTGAGATTCACCATGGCGTAGTAATTGCCGCCGAACGCGAGCGAGTAGGGCACCTCGCCGAGGCCGGGAACTGTGATCACAGCATCCAGTCTGTCGACAAAGCTGGGAACATTCTCGATTGTGACGGCGTCCGCGTGCCCATCGCTCACGTCGACGCGGGCGATCACGAGACCGGCCGGGGTGTCGAGGCGAATCGTGGTGACGGGTTCGACGACCTCCACCATGCCTGTTTCGACGAGCACGGTGGCTGTGCCGATCGTGCCGTGGCCGCACATGGGAAGGCAGCCGGATGCTTCGATGTACACGATGCCCCAGTCGCAATCGTCCCGCGTGGGAGGCTGCAGCAGTGCGCCGCTCATGGACGCATGGCCACGCGGCTCGTTCATGAGAAACTGCCGCAGTTCATCCATGTGCTCGATGACGTGCAGTCGCTTGTCGTTCATGGTCGCCCCAGGGATGACGCCGACGCCGCCCGTTACGACGCGCGTCGGCATCCCCTCGGTGTGTGAATCGACCGCGGTGATCACACGGCTTGCTCGCATATGAAAACCCTAGCGGCTCGCGATGTAGTCGAGGGCGCGCTTGGTGTCGCGCGTGACTCCCTCGATCTGCTCTGCCGAGAGCGGTCCGCGCGGCGGACGGGTGCGACCACCGTAGGTGTTGCCCGCAACATCCTGAGACAGCTTGATCGCTTGAACGAACTCGGTCTCGGAGTCCCACCAGAACACCGGGCGCAGCTCGCGGTACAGGTCGCGCGCCTCGTCGATCTTGCCCGCATACACGAGCTCGCAGATCTCAGCGGACTCCTTCGGGAACACGTTGGGGTACCCGGCGAACCAGCCGACGGCTCCGGCGACGAGCGACTCGAAGAGCAGATCATCAGCACCGGCGACGACGTCGATGTCGCAGGCATCCTGAATGTCCATGACCCGGCGGATGTCGGTGGAGAACTCCTTGACGGCGACAACGTTCTCGAGCTTCGCCAGCTCGGCGATCAGGTCGGGCGTGAGGTCAACCTTGGTGTCGAGGGGGTTGTTGTAGAGCATCATCGGCAGGCCGACCTCGTTCACCTTGCTGTAGTGCTCAATCACCTCGTCGCGGTTGGCGCGGTAGATGGTGGGCGGAAGGCACAGCACGGCGTCCGCTCCGTCTTCCTTCGCATACTCGGCCCACTGCACGGCCTGGTGCCAGCCGACTCCGTGCACTCCGGCAACGACGATGCCGCGACCGGCGACAGCCTCGACGGCGACCTGGATCACCTTGCGACGCTCGTCGTCTGTGAGCGACGAGTACTCGCCGAGCGACCCGTTGGGGCCGACGCCGCGGCATCCGTTCTCGATCAGAAAGTTGCAGTGTTCGGCGAACTTCTCGTAGTCAACAGCGAGCCCTGCGGGAGCGCTTGCGTCTTCTTTGAACGGAAGAGTCGTCGCGACGACGACGCCTCCGAGGTCAAACTTCTTGCTCATTGCTTACCTTTCAGTGTTTCTTCTGGTGCGACGTTTCTTCGGTTGGAAGTTCCACGGATGCATTGGCGAGATCGCCGATGCGCACCGGGGAGACGATGGGTCTGCGGTCTGTTGCAACGCCGTCGGCAAACGTGCCGCCGAGCAGCTCCTCGACGCTGCGCCCGCAGATGCGGCCCTGGCAGATGCCGAGGCCAGCGCGTGTCGAGAGTTTGAGTGAGCGGAGCCCGCACGAGGCGGTCTGCGACTGGATGCTGGCGAGCTCACCGCTCGTCACCTCTTCACAGCGGCACACCGTTGTGTCGTCGCGCAACCAACTGGTCCAGCCGGGGCGCGGGGCGTGCACAGCGTCGAGTCGGTCGCCGAACGAGACGAAGCGGTCGCGTGCGCGAGCGGCACGGCTGATCTCTGCCGACCGTGGGCCGCGCGCGGCGAAATGCCCCGCGATGGAGCCTTCGGCAAGCGCAGCATCGGCACCGGCGATCCCGGTCAGCTCACCCGCGGCGTAGACACCCCGGATGCTGGTCTGCTGACGCACATCGACCTCGACGAACCGCTCGGCGGTGATGCTGCATCCTGCCGCGATCGCCAACTCGAGGCGCGGTGTGAATCCGTGGCTGACGCAGACAGCATCCGTTTCGATCGTCGTCTCGGTTCCTGCAATGGGTGACCAGCTCGCGTCGACGCGAGCGACGGTCGCCGCCTCGACGCGGTCGGTGCCGTGCGCCTCAATGACCGCGCGGCCCGTGAAATACGGGATGCCGTGGCGCACGTGTCCCGCAACATAGCCGGCGAGCTCCGGCATCTTGCCGACGGCGGCCCCGAGCTGCCAGGGCTTCGCACCCCAGCCGCGCATAAGCGCCGCGGTTGTCGTCGCCTCGTACACGCCGAGAACGCGAGCGCCGGTGAGCGCAAGCGACTGGGCAACGGGAAGCAGAAAGGGCCCCGCCCCGGCGACGATGGCGCGTGATCCGAGGGCGATGCGCTCTGACTTCGCGAGGGCTTGAGCGGCGCCGGCCGTGTAGACGCCGGGCAGGGTCCAACCGGGGAACGGAAGGGTACGGTCGTGCGCGCCAGTGGCCAGAATGAGCGCCTCTGGCTCGAGCGTGAGTGCCGTTCGGCCCACGGAGTCGACGGGGCCGACGTGCGCGTGAACCCGGGGAGCGCCGTCGTCTCGCTGCTCGATAAGCCACACCTGCGCATTCTGAACGAGCGTGCACGACGGATGCTGCGTCACCTCGCTCGCGAGAGCCTCGAACGTGCTCCAGCCGTGGTGCAGAACACGCTGCTTCGCCGCGTGGGCTGCGTCGGGAAGGTGCCGCCAGAACTGGCCGCCGAGCTGATCGGACGAGTCGAGTAGGGTGACGTCCGCACCGGCGCGAAGTGCCGAGCGGGCTGCAGCGAGCCCAGCGGGGCCTGCGCCGATGACGACGATTGTCATGATGCCTCGCCTTCCTCGCTCGGGCGGGCCTCATTCTGCAGTGCGACGACATCTCCGTCGCAGGCGCGACGCTGGCAGGCGCGCACGTCTCGCTCATCGCCGACGGTGAGAATGCAGTCGTAGCAGACGCCGATGCCGCAGAAGATGCCGCGCGGTCGACGGTCGCGGCTCGTCGTGCGCCAGGAGTCGCGACCGTTCTCAAGCAGCACGCCCGCGATCGTGCTCCCGGAAGATCCCGTGAGCTGTTCGCCGTCGACGATGATGCTGACGTGTTCGGCGTCGATGCGCTCGGTCGGGTCGTGCTCGGGGGACAGGCGGTGCGCGGTCATGCGGCACTCTCCTCTGCCGTCAGGGCTGCGGCGAGCGACGGGCGCGCAACACTGAAGGCGTCGGCGTCAAGTTCTGGTGTGCGGCCCGCGTAGAGGTCGCTCACGAGGTCGGCCGTCGAGATCGACAGACCGATGCCGGCGCCCTCGTGGCCGGTCGCGTGCCAGAGGCCGGGAAGGCGATGGTCGGGGCCGATGACCGGCAGATGGTCGGGCATGAACGGCCGAAATCCGCCGTAGGCGCGCATAATGCTTGCGGTGCGCAGAAACGGGAAGACGCGGGTGCTCTTGGCCGCGATCTCACGGATCACCTCGGCGCGCAGTCGAGAATCGAAGCCGATCTGCTCACGGCTCGATCCGATCAGCACGGTGCCGGCTGCCGTCGACTCGATGACGCTCGACGTCTGCAGCGCCGCGTCGTTGGACTGCGTCGCGCCGAAGTAGTCACCGTCATACACCTTGCGGAAGATGCGGTGAGGCATCCGCGTGGTGACGAGCACGACGCCCCGGCGCGGGCGAACGGGAAGAGTAACGCCCATCCTCGACGCGACGTCTGCGGCCCAGGGGCCCGCCGCGTTGATGACCGCCGGTGCGGCCACCGCACCGGCGGTCGTCTGCACGCCCGTGAGCTCGCCTGTGGCCGAGCGGATGCTGCTGAGCACGTCTACGCCGCAGCGCACGTCGGCTCCCGCATGACGAGCAGACGCCAACAGCGCTTCTGTGGCGATGACTGGCTGCACCTGGGAGTCCTGCGGGTAAGCGACGGCCGCTGTGATGCCGGGGTTGATGTGTGGCTCGAGGCTGAGTGCCTCGCTGATGTCGATGATCTGCGCGTCAACGCCCGCATCGGCCTGCGAGCGAGCAAAGTGCTTAAGCGGCTCGGCGCCGGCCTCGGTCGTCGCAACCACGAGGCCGCCCTTGCGCTCGAACTCGATATCGGGAAATCCTGCGCCGAGCTCATCGGCGAGTTCGGCTGCGAGCTTGATCCAGCGGCCGTTTGCGTGCAGTGCAAGCTCGAGCTCGCGCCCCGGGGCTTTGTCGGAGACGAGCAGGTTGCCTTCGCCCTGTCCGCTCGTGCCGGCCGCGGCCGCAGCGCGCTCGAGAACGACAACGCTCACGCCATCACGACTGAGGGCACGGGCGATCGCTGCGCCGACGATGCCGGCGCCGATGATCGCGACGTCGTACCCCATGTCACCCTCTCCCTCGTGAGCCTGTCATATGTAATATGTCACACATTGCTAAATTTGTGAAGTGCTTCACACGATTTCCCTCTGAGAATCACGGTCCGCGTGGGCAACCGTCAAAAATGGCGACGTGCGACACGAGAACTTCGCCACTTTTGGCCACTGCTCATGCGGCGGTGACGTCGATCATCACGCAGCATCCTCGGGCTTGCCCGACCACCAGCCGAGCGTGTGGTGGATGTGCCGCGCCATGAGGTCGCGGGCACCCTCCTGGTCGCCCGCCGCCAGCAGCTGAAGCAGCTCGACGTGCTCTGCAGCCGAGTCCTGCAGCTTCTGCGTCTTCACCATCGACGCAAGTCCGACGAGACGTGTGCGTGACCGCAGGTCGGCGACGACCTCGGCGAGATGCCGGTTGCCGAGCAGCCGCGTGAGCGCCATGTGAAACGCGTGATCCGACTGCAGATATGTGGCCAGGTCGCCTCCCGCGGCGCCGGCGACAATCTCGTCGGCGAGCGCACGCAGTTCGCCCATGCGCTCGGACGGAAAACTCGCCGCCAGCTCGTACATGGCCGGGGGCTCAAGCCACAATCGCACCTTGGCGATCTGCGCGAGCTCCTCTTCGCTCACGCTCGTGACGCGAAAACCCTTATTGCGCACCGGTTCGACGAACCCGCGCCGCGCGAGCCCGAGCATGGCCTCGCGCACCGGCGTGGCTGAGACGCCGAACTTGCCGGCGAGAGTCGGCACTGTCAGCAGCTCTCCCGGAGCCAGCTCCCCCGAGATAATGCCCGTCGACAGCATCTGCTGCACGTAGTCGCGCAGACTCGACTGCTGCGGTATGGGCTGAATCGCACTCGTCGACATCTAATTCCGTCCCCTCACGAGCTCTCTGCACCGAGATGTTTTGCTGTCCACGCTTCGATTCCGTCTGCGCTGATCGGGAGCGCGTCAGAGAGCACTTCTGAGTCTCGTTCCGTGACCAAGATATCGTCTTCGAGACGAACACCGATGCCCCTCAACTCAGGGGGCACTGTCTCGTCGAAGGCGTGGAAGTACAATCCGGGCTCTACCGTGAGCACCATACCGTCTGTGAGCGGTGCTCCCTGATAAGCGGAGTAGTCGGCCCGTGCGCAGTCGTGAACGTCGAGCCCGAGGTGATGGCCGACGCCGCAGACGATGTACCGGCGATGCTGCTGCCCCCGCTCGCTCAGCGCCTCGTCGACCGAGACCGGAAGCAGCCCCCAGTCGTCGAGCCCACGAGCGATCACCTCCATCATCACTGTGTGGAAGTCGCTGAACTGCGCGCCAGGACGCACCGCGTCGAGCCCTGCCCGATGCGCTTTCTCGACGAGGTCGTGCACCTGTCGCTGTGCGGGCGAGAACGTGCCTGAGACCGGGAGCGTGCGCGTGACGTCCGCCGTATAGAAGGTGCGCGCTTCAACGCCCATGTCGAGCAGAAGCGCATCTCCCTCGACGACATCGCCATCGCAGCGCACCCAGTGCAGAATCGGCGCGTGGTCTCCGCTGCCCACGATCGTGGAGTAGCCGGGGCCGTTTCCGTGCGTTCGGGAATGCCGCTCGAACGTTCCCTGCAGCCAGCGTTCTCCCCCACCAGCAACCGCGCGCGGAATCTCGCGAGCGACGGCGGCGAAGCCGTTCACCGTGTCGTCGACGGCGCGACGCAACTGCCCGATCTCCCACGCGTCTTTGATCATGCGCAGTTCCGAGAGTTCTCTCTCCAGTCGATCGGATGCCGGCTGGCCCGCCAGCGCGTCGGGCACCGTTGCCGTATCCAGCCGGCCTGCCACGTGCGGGTCACGGAGTCCGCGCAGGTCGACGTCGAGCTGTCCGCGCCCGCGCACCTCGATCTGCAGCGCCTGCGACCACTCGCCGAGCGAGGGCGCCGGCCCGACCCACAGCTCGCCGTGGGCCGCATTGCCGAAGAAGTCGGTGTCGCCGGGATACGCGGGTTCGGGAACGTAGAGCACGGCATCGTGTCCGCCCGAGCGTGCACTCAGCACGATAACGGCGTCTTCGGCCGTGCATCCGGTGAGCCAGAAGAACCCGCTGTCGGGCCGAAAGTCGAAAGCGCAGTCGTTCACGCGAATCGGCGCGGTGCCCGAGAAGACCACAATGCTCTCGCCCGCGAACTGTGCGCTCAACCGCTCCCTGTGCTGTGCCGACGCCGCAGCCGCGCCCGGCTCAACGCTCGGCGCACGGTCGGGCGTCGCCCACCCCTGCCCCATGAAGCGCGTGAACTCCTCGATCTGCGCGAGCCGCGGCATCCTGGCGTCTTTTCCTGTTGGCATCGACCGTGCGTTCATCGTGACCCCTTCGTGTTGTCGATCGGCCCGCCGAACTCGGCGACCATCTGGCGCAGACGCGACACAACCGTGCCCGACCCGATGCCGTCGTGTTCGAATTCGTTCGTCACCCAGCCGCGCGCATTGCCCACGCGGCTCACGGTGTCGAGCTGCAGGTGCGCGTCGACGTACATGTCGTCGTAATACACGGCGGCGGCCACCGGCACCTCATTGTCTCGAAGTCTGTCGTGATCGTAGAGAGGGCCCCAGTCATCGCGGCTGGCGAGCAGCTCGACAGCGGGTGTGAACGGCTTGAGCAGCCTGATCTCGTCGAACATCCACGGGTACATCATCTCGCCGGTGAACAGCAGAGGCCGTGCGTCGTCTGAGAACTCCGGATGCCGCTCGTGCTCTCGCTGCGCAGCCCACGCCGTCGCTCCCGCACCGCGATGCCCGTAGATCGACTCCTGCATCACGGCGAACAGCGGGTTGTCGGCGAACGATGTGCGGGCGAGCACCTGCGCGAGAAATGTGTCGCTCAGTTCAGCGTCGCCTGCCGTCGTGGCGAATGCCTCGTCGAACAGCCAGTGCATGCGCTCGAAACCGGGCTTCATGCCGAAGTCGATGCCAAGGCTCTGCAGCCGTCGCACCGTAAGCACGTCGCCGTCTGGCAGCAGCACGTCGTTCTGAGCCAGACGATCGGCGACGCGCGACACCGTGTCGACGTCGCCCGGGTAGCGCTTCTGAAACACGCGGTTCTTCGCCGCTGTTCGCGGATACGTGCGGCGATATACCTCCGCGGCTGCGGGATCGAGCCCCGCCAAACCACCCGTGACGTAGCATGCAGCGAGCCCGTCTGGCGCGTGCGAGAGGTAGCTGAGCGTGAGAAACCCGCCGTAACTCTGCCCGAGAGTCTCCCAGCGCCCGCCGCCGAACTCGTGCACCCGCAGATGCTCGAGGTCGCGCACGATCGAGTCGGCGCGAAAGCACGCGAGGTAGTCAGCCTGGTTCTGTGCGCCGTCGATCGCCTGAATGCCGCGCGCATCGACACGGCTGCTTCGTCCCGTGCCGCGCTGGTCGGGCAGAATCACCCGGTGGGTCTTCAGCAGCTCGCCGATCCATCCCGACGCGTCGACGGGGCGCGGAGATTTGCCGCCGGGACCCCCCTGAAGATAGACGATCGCGGGCAGCGTCTCGTTCTGCTTGTCTGCGGCCACGAGCTCGCGCGCGAAGACCGTAATCTGCCGGGAGTCGCCGTCATCAAACCAGTTGAGCGGCACGACCAACTCATGATCGACGACGTGGATTCCCGGCATCGTGTAGCTGTCGACGATCACGAGTTCTCCTTCTCCGCATTTTTGACGCGCGCGGCTTCCCACTCGGGATTGATCTGCGGAACGGCGCTCAGCAGCTCACGCGTGTACTCGTGCTGCGGGGCGTCGAAGATGCTGTCACGGTCACCGTGCTCCACGATCTGCCCCTTGTGCACCACGGCAACCGAATCGGCGATGTGGCGAACGACGGCGAGGTCGTGGGCGATGAAGATGTAGCTCAGGTCACGTTCGCGCTGCAGATCTTTGAGCAGCTTGATCACAACGGCCTGCACCGACACGTCCAATGCCGATACGGCCTCGTCACACACGACGAGGCTTGGGCCAACGGCGAGCGCGCGGGCGATGCCGATGCGCTGCGCCTGCCCTCCAGAAAATTGCCCGGGGTACCGCTGGCTGTGATCGGGGTTGAGGCCCACTCTGTCCATGAGGTCGCGCACGAACTCGCGGCGCTTTGTCGGCGGTTTCACTCGCTGGTAATCAAGGGGCGCCATGACGATGCGTTCGACGGTGTGCTTGGGGTTGAGAGACGAGAACGGGTCCTGAAACACCACCTGCACCTTCGAGCGGAAGTGCGCGAGCTCTTTCCCCTTCGCGTGTGTCACGTCGACACCGTCGAGCAGCACGTTTCCCGACGTGGGCTCAAGCAGCTTTGCCGCGATGCGTGCCATCGTCGACTTGCCGCTGCCCGATTCCCCGACGATCGCGAGCGTCTCACGTGCGTTCACGGCGAAGCTCACGTCGTCGACGGCGGTGAACTCGTTCTTGCCCGAGAACACGACACCGCTCCCCTGTGTGATGAACGTCTTCGTGAGGCCCTTGACCTCCAGCAGCGGTGTGCGGGCGTCACTCATGGCTCACCCCCTTGATGTCTCCGACCACGTCGGTGATGCGCGGAACGGCGTCAAGCAGTGCCTTCGTGTACGACGACCGCGGGTTCGAGAAGATCTCGGCTACCGGAGCATGCTCGCGCGTCTCACCGTTCTGCATCACGAGCACCTCGTCGGCGACCTCGCTGACGACGGCGAGATCGTGCGTAATGAACAGCATCCCCGTTCCGGTCTCTTCTTGCAGCTCGGTCATGAGCTCGAGAATCTGTGCTTGCACCGTTACGTCGAGAGCCGTGGTGGGCTCGTCGGCGATAATCAGATCGGGTTCGAGGCAGAGCGCCATGGCGATCATGATGCGCTGCCTCATTCCGCCAGAGAACTGGTGCGGATAATGGTCGACACGGCGTTCCGGGTCAGCGATCTTTACCCGCCGCATGGCGTTGATCGCAACCTTTCTGCCGTCTCGCTTCGACCCTCCGCGGTGGGCGCGATAGGCCTCACTGATCTGCAGCCCGACCGTGTAATACGGGTTGAGAGACGAGAGCGGGTCTTGAAAGATCATGGCGATCTTCTCCCCGCGCACTCGGCGCATCTCGTGATCGGAGCGGTCGAGCAGATCATGGCCAAAGAACCGGATGCGGCCGGTCGTCGCCCCGCCGTCGGGAAGCAGCCCCATGATGGCGAGCGATGTCATCGACTTGCCCGAGCCGGACTCGCCGACGATGCCGAGCGTCTTGCCCGGCTCGATGCGAAACGAGGAGTCCTTGACGACGTCAATCGGGCCGCGAACGGTTTGGAATGTCACCGTGAGGTTCTCCACCTCGAGCAGCGACGATCCGTCAATCGGAATCGAAACGGTCTTGAGGGAGCCCGTCTTGGGTGCCGTGTTCTTCGTGGTTGGTCGTCTCATTGCGTCTTCACCCTCACTCTCGGGTCGAGCACCGAATAGAGCAGGTCGACGCCGATGTTCGCGACAACCACGAGCGCGGCGGCGAGAAGCGTGACTCCCATGATGACGGGCTGGTCGTTCTGGGTAATCGAGTCGGCGGTGAGCTTACCCACACCGTTGAGGCCGAACACGGTCTCGGTGATGAGCGCACCGCCGAGAAGCGATGCGAAGTCCATACCGAACAGTGTCACCGCTGGCGTCAGCGCAGGTCGCAATGCGTGGCGTCGCAGGACGAGCCCCGGCGCGAGTCCCTTCGCACGAGCCGTGCGAATGAACCCCTGCCCGAGAGTATCGATGACGTTCGCCCGCACCAGCCTGGTATACATGGCCGCGTACATGAACGCGAGCACTGCCCACGGCATGATGTACGCCTGGAACCACTGCACAGGATCGTCACTGAATGGAACGGCGTTAGGAAAGGGCAGCCACTTCAGCTTGACGACAAAAACGTACTGCAGCACGAGGGCGACGAAGTAGTTCGGCAGGCTGATCCCCGACAGTGCGGCGACCATCGTGCTGCGATCCCACCAAGTGCCTCGCTTGACGGCGCCGAGAAGTCCTCCGCCGACACCGGCGAAGAGCCACAGGACTGCAGCGCCGACGGCGAGGGTGACGCTGACGGGAAGCCGCTGGATGATCATGTCGAGCACCGATTGGCTGGTCTGGAAGCTGTAGCCGAGGCACGGCGCTGCACAGTGCACGGCGTTGACGCCCTCGCCATAGTCGCGTCCGATGAAAAGTCCGGAGATGAACACCCAGACCTGCTCCCAGAAGGGCCTGTCGAGCCCCAGCTGCTCATGAATGTCGGCGATGCGATCGGGAGTACAGGTCTTACCGCAGATCATGTAGGCGGGGTCGGGCGACAGCACGAAGAACACCGTGTACGTAAACACAGTGATGAGGAACAGCACGACGATGCCGGCAAGAACACGTTTGAGAATGTAGAACAGCATCAGGCAGCATCCCCCGCATCGAGTTGCTTCTGCAGGTGGTCGCCCACAACGGTGAACGCGAGCACTGTAAAGAAGAGGAACAGACCAGGAATCATGAAGTAGGTCGGGTCGACCGCGTACCACGACACTGATGACGCGATCATCTGACCCCAGGAGGGCGTTGGCGGGGTGACGCCGACACCAAGAAACGACAGCGCGGCTTCCGTGCCGATGTACTGCGGCACAGACAGCGTCGACAGCACGATGATCGTTCCGCGAAGATTGGGAAGTATTTCTTTGAACGCGATGCGTCCCGGGCTCGCACCCGACGCTCGCGCCGACTCGACGAACTCGCCGTTGCGCAGAGACATCGTCTGTCCACGTACGACGCGTGCCGTGTAGGGCCAGGCAAAAACGCTCAGCACGATCACGAGGAGTAACGGCCGGTTGCCCGCGGGTAATGCCGAGAGCAGCGCGATCATGAAGATGAGCGCGGGGAACGCCATGAGAAAGTCCATCAACCGTGAGATCAGCTGATCGAGGATGCCGCCGAAGAACCCGGCGAGCATGCCGAATACGACGCCGAGAATTGTCGTCACGATGGTGGCACTGACGGCAATGGTGAGAGAGACCTGCGCACCGTATGCAATGCGCATGAAAACGTCGCGCCCGCTGCCAGGCTCGACGCCGAACCAATGCTCGGCACCAGCGCCGCCCCACGGGCCGATGGGCAGCCCGCCGAGAGCGGGATCGATCGCTGACTCGTCGTAGCTATAGGGACCGACGCCGGTGATCTGCTCGAGCAGCGGCGCACACAGCGCCAAAAGCACGATGAACACGATCCAGATTGCGCTGATCACGACGGACGGTGTGCTTCGCAACGCGGCGACCACCCGTTTCACGGGGCTCGGGGCGCTGCCGCCGCTCAGCGACGACAGCACCCCTTTCGAGCCTGCCGCGAGTTCACTCGCAGGTGCTGACATGTACTACTCGTCCACGCTCTTCACACCGACGATGGCGTAGTCAATGCCGCCCGAGTACCCGATGTGCAGGTAGGCATTTGCAATGTTGCTGCCTGTCACGGTTACCGTCTTTTCCC
The Paramicrobacterium chengjingii DNA segment above includes these coding regions:
- a CDS encoding proline racemase family protein; this encodes MRASRVITAVDSHTEGMPTRVVTGGVGVIPGATMNDKRLHVIEHMDELRQFLMNEPRGHASMSGALLQPPTRDDCDWGIVYIEASGCLPMCGHGTIGTATVLVETGMVEVVEPVTTIRLDTPAGLVIARVDVSDGHADAVTIENVPSFVDRLDAVITVPGLGEVPYSLAFGGNYYAMVNLNDVGLSFDRTRQQEILDAGLAIMAAINEQDAPKHPSISGVDHCHHVEFIAPDSNAQLSRHAMAIHPGWFDRSPCGTGTSARMAELWARGELALDTDFVNESFIGSRFTGRIIAETEVDGTPAVIPTITGRAWVTGMGQYLLDPTDPFPTGFVF
- a CDS encoding dihydrodipicolinate synthase family protein — protein: MSKKFDLGGVVVATTLPFKEDASAPAGLAVDYEKFAEHCNFLIENGCRGVGPNGSLGEYSSLTDDERRKVIQVAVEAVAGRGIVVAGVHGVGWHQAVQWAEYAKEDGADAVLCLPPTIYRANRDEVIEHYSKVNEVGLPMMLYNNPLDTKVDLTPDLIAELAKLENVVAVKEFSTDIRRVMDIQDACDIDVVAGADDLLFESLVAGAVGWFAGYPNVFPKESAEICELVYAGKIDEARDLYRELRPVFWWDSETEFVQAIKLSQDVAGNTYGGRTRPPRGPLSAEQIEGVTRDTKRALDYIASR
- a CDS encoding NAD(P)/FAD-dependent oxidoreductase; the encoded protein is MTIVVIGAGPAGLAAARSALRAGADVTLLDSSDQLGGQFWRHLPDAAHAAKQRVLHHGWSTFEALASEVTQHPSCTLVQNAQVWLIEQRDDGAPRVHAHVGPVDSVGRTALTLEPEALILATGAHDRTLPFPGWTLPGVYTAGAAQALAKSERIALGSRAIVAGAGPFLLPVAQSLALTGARVLGVYEATTTAALMRGWGAKPWQLGAAVGKMPELAGYVAGHVRHGIPYFTGRAVIEAHGTDRVEAATVARVDASWSPIAGTETTIETDAVCVSHGFTPRLELAIAAGCSITAERFVEVDVRQQTSIRGVYAAGELTGIAGADAALAEGSIAGHFAARGPRSAEISRAARARDRFVSFGDRLDAVHAPRPGWTSWLRDDTTVCRCEEVTSGELASIQSQTASCGLRSLKLSTRAGLGICQGRICGRSVEELLGGTFADGVATDRRPIVSPVRIGDLANASVELPTEETSHQKKH
- a CDS encoding (2Fe-2S)-binding protein, giving the protein MTAHRLSPEHDPTERIDAEHVSIIVDGEQLTGSSGSTIAGVLLENGRDSWRTTSRDRRPRGIFCGIGVCYDCILTVGDERDVRACQRRACDGDVVALQNEARPSEEGEAS
- a CDS encoding NAD(P)/FAD-dependent oxidoreductase; the protein is MGYDVAIIGAGIVGAAIARALSRDGVSVVVLERAAAAAGTSGQGEGNLLVSDKAPGRELELALHANGRWIKLAAELADELGAGFPDIEFERKGGLVVATTEAGAEPLKHFARSQADAGVDAQIIDISEALSLEPHINPGITAAVAYPQDSQVQPVIATEALLASARHAGADVRCGVDVLSSIRSATGELTGVQTTAGAVAAPAVINAAGPWAADVASRMGVTLPVRPRRGVVLVTTRMPHRIFRKVYDGDYFGATQSNDAALQTSSVIESTAAGTVLIGSSREQIGFDSRLRAEVIREIAAKSTRVFPFLRTASIMRAYGGFRPFMPDHLPVIGPDHRLPGLWHATGHEGAGIGLSISTADLVSDLYAGRTPELDADAFSVARPSLAAALTAEESAA
- a CDS encoding GntR family transcriptional regulator, coding for MSTSAIQPIPQQSSLRDYVQQMLSTGIISGELAPGELLTVPTLAGKFGVSATPVREAMLGLARRGFVEPVRNKGFRVTSVSEEELAQIAKVRLWLEPPAMYELAASFPSERMGELRALADEIVAGAAGGDLATYLQSDHAFHMALTRLLGNRHLAEVVADLRSRTRLVGLASMVKTQKLQDSAAEHVELLQLLAAGDQEGARDLMARHIHHTLGWWSGKPEDAA
- a CDS encoding aminopeptidase P family protein; this translates as MNARSMPTGKDARMPRLAQIEEFTRFMGQGWATPDRAPSVEPGAAAASAQHRERLSAQFAGESIVVFSGTAPIRVNDCAFDFRPDSGFFWLTGCTAEDAVIVLSARSGGHDAVLYVPEPAYPGDTDFFGNAAHGELWVGPAPSLGEWSQALQIEVRGRGQLDVDLRGLRDPHVAGRLDTATVPDALAGQPASDRLERELSELRMIKDAWEIGQLRRAVDDTVNGFAAVAREIPRAVAGGGERWLQGTFERHSRTHGNGPGYSTIVGSGDHAPILHWVRCDGDVVEGDALLLDMGVEARTFYTADVTRTLPVSGTFSPAQRQVHDLVEKAHRAGLDAVRPGAQFSDFHTVMMEVIARGLDDWGLLPVSVDEALSERGQQHRRYIVCGVGHHLGLDVHDCARADYSAYQGAPLTDGMVLTVEPGLYFHAFDETVPPELRGIGVRLEDDILVTERDSEVLSDALPISADGIEAWTAKHLGAESS
- a CDS encoding alpha/beta hydrolase; protein product: MIVDSYTMPGIHVVDHELVVPLNWFDDGDSRQITVFARELVAADKQNETLPAIVYLQGGPGGKSPRPVDASGWIGELLKTHRVILPDQRGTGRSSRVDARGIQAIDGAQNQADYLACFRADSIVRDLEHLRVHEFGGGRWETLGQSYGGFLTLSYLSHAPDGLAACYVTGGLAGLDPAAAEVYRRTYPRTAAKNRVFQKRYPGDVDTVSRVADRLAQNDVLLPDGDVLTVRRLQSLGIDFGMKPGFERMHWLFDEAFATTAGDAELSDTFLAQVLARTSFADNPLFAVMQESIYGHRGAGATAWAAQREHERHPEFSDDARPLLFTGEMMYPWMFDEIRLLKPFTPAVELLASRDDWGPLYDHDRLRDNEVPVAAAVYYDDMYVDAHLQLDTVSRVGNARGWVTNEFEHDGIGSGTVVSRLRQMVAEFGGPIDNTKGSR